From the Mastacembelus armatus chromosome 14, fMasArm1.2, whole genome shotgun sequence genome, one window contains:
- the atf5a gene encoding uncharacterized protein atf5a, translating to MMATSASVWKTLHVCPADLLALSHPQANHSQSQGCRGEVSEESQHLIGDGLTDWMTEEVDFSSYLPNPPSPPSSTNASLPPSPLQNDIQVPSDLEVMTSLLQEELAQLEDYFLSEPLPEKGPRLGRCDRGPLPAGPQPYSQLPYASYSTSNQSESSPLLVTLATGELDLLSICGGPIGRSKFPRHTPYSCSRPSGCGRKRVPDGVRFSEGYDNSLLSSKGSNSGNSAVTLNGNYGCVENEQLVGKSYCLGSAVEVRRCSVLPKEEKNCCFSQDVIGGVKVVGGGFGFGGSLDVPHKKEDLLMYSMREVSGGTGNNEALNSIKASVEVTKATVSWKTENSEGYLPTTPQSEAYHSFIGNINEQVKTESLQIGQHDLHSNFLEDQSPECLLMARESLNLESSGHRQACRLKEDHCSLKYEVDIIPAEGGERKQKKRDQNKTAAHRYRQRKRAELDSLEEQLHCLEGRNRELRDKAESVEREIQYVKDLLIEVYKARSQRLKQDTTA from the exons ATGATGGCAACATCAGCTTCTGTTTGGAAGACGCTTCATGTCTGCCCAGCAGACctcctcgctctctctcacccacAGGCTAaccacagccaatcacagggaTGCAGGGGGGAGGTGTCAGAGGAGAGTCAGCACTTAATTG GTGATGGTCTTACTGACTGGATGACGGAAGAAGTGGACTTCTCCTCGTACCTCCCAAAccctccttcccctccctcctccaccaaTGCCTCCCTTCCCCCTTCACCCCTACAGAATGATATCCAGGTGCCCTCTGACTTGGAGGTCATGACCTCTCTGCTGCAAGAGGAACTTGCCCAACTAGAGGACTACTTCCTGTCTGAACCACTGCCAGAGAAAGGGCCGAGGCTGGGAAGATGTGACAGGGGTCCACTGCCAGCGGGTCCTCAGCCGTATAGTCAGCTGCCATATGCATCATACTCTACATCCAACCAATCAGAATCCAGCCCACTTCTTGTTACCCTGGCAACCGGTGAACTGGACCTGCTGAGTATCTGTGGCGGGCCCATTGGGCGATCCAAATTTCCAAGACACACCCCGTACAGCTGCAGTCGCCCCAGTGGGTGTGGTAGGAAAAGAGTTCCTGATGGTGTGAGGTTCAGTGAAGGTTATGATAACAGTTTGTTGAGTTCCAAAGGAAGCAACTCAGGTAACTCAGCAGTGACCCTTAATGGTAATTATGGCTGTGTAGAGAACGAGCAGCTGGTAGGAAAAAGCTACTGTCTGGGTAGCGCAGTGGAGGTCAGAAGATGTTCCGTGTTACCCAAAGAAGAGAAAAATTGCTGTTTCAGTCAAGATGTGATAGGTGGTGTGAAGGTTGTTGGTGGAGGATTTGGTTTTGGTGGATCACTTGATGTCCCACATAAAAAAGAGGATTTGCTGATGTATAGCATGAGGGAGGTCAGTGGAGGCACTGGTAACAATGAGGCGCTGAATAGTATCAAAGCTAGTGTGGAGGTGACAAAAGCTACTGTCTCTTGGAAAACTGAGAACAGCGAAGGTTATCTTCCAACAACACCACAGTCTGAGGCCTATCACAGCTTCATAGGTAACATCAATGAACAGGTCAAAACAGAGAGTCTCCAGATAGGGCAACATGATTTACACAGTAATTTCCTTGAGGATCAGAGTCCAGAGTGTCTTTTAATGGCTAGGGAGAGCCTGAACTTGGAGTCCTCAGGGCACAGACAAGCATGCCGGCTGAAGGAAGACCACTGTTCTCTGAAATATGAAGTGGACATCATTCCAGCGGAAGGCGGAGAGcgcaaacagaaaaagagagatcaGAATAAAACTGCTGCTCACAG GTATCGCCAGCGAAAACGGGCAGAGCTAGATTCTTTGGAGGAACAGTTGCACTGTCTTGAAGGGAGGAACCGCGAGCTTCGTGACAAGGCAGAGTCTGTAGAACGTGAAATCCAGTATGTCAAAGACCTGCTGATTGAGGTTTACAAGGCCCGTAGCCAAAGGCTTAAGCAGGACACAACAGCGTAA